The Drosophila bipectinata strain 14024-0381.07 chromosome 2L, DbipHiC1v2, whole genome shotgun sequence genome has a segment encoding these proteins:
- the Ts gene encoding thymidylate synthase has product MAEPPEKNASSSPRMSPLKQERPEENTDEKQYLNLLRSIINTGERRMDRTEVGTLSIFGSQMRFSLRGCFPLLTTKRVFFRAVAEELLWFVAGKTDAKLLQAKNVHIWDGNSTREFLDKLGHTDRAVGDLGPVYGFQWRHFGAEYTTCDDDYRGKGIDQLKQVIDTIKNNPSDRRIIMSAWNPLDIPKMALPPCHCLAQFYVSQERGELSCQLYQRSADMGLGVPFNIASYALLTYMIAHVTGLKPGDFVHTMGDTHVYLNHVEPLQEQLEREPRPFPKLVIKRQVQDIEDFRYEDFEVVDYNPYPKIKMDMAI; this is encoded by the coding sequence ATGGCTGAGCCACCGGAAAAGAATGCATCTTCCTCGCCCAGGATGTCGCCTCTTAAACAGGAGCGCCCAGAGGAAAACACCGACGAGAAGCAGTACTTGAATCTTCTGCGCAGTATCATCAATACTGGGGAGCGTCGAATGGACCGCACTGAAGTCGGTACTCTGTCCATCTTCGGTTCACAGATGCGTTTTTCTTTGAGGGGCTGCTTTCCCCTGTTGACCACCAAGCGCGTCTTCTTCCGAGCAGTAGCCGAAGAGTTGTTGTGGTTTGTGGCCGGCAAGACAGATGCGAAGCTTTTGCAGGCCAAGAACGTTCACATCTGGGACGGAAATAGCACCAGGGAGTTCCTAGACAAGCTGGGACACACGGACCGCGCCGTTGGTGACTTGGGCCCGGTATACGGTTTCCAGTGGCGGCACTTTGGTGCTGAATATACTACCTGTGACGATGACTACCGCGGCAAGGGCATCGATCAACTGAAGCAGGTTATTGACACGATCAAGAACAATCCTTCAGATCGACGTATCATCATGTCAGCGTGGAATCCGCTGGACATTCCAAAGATGGCATTGCCGCCGTGCCACTGCTTGGCTCAGTTTTATGTCTCTCAGGAGCGTGGCGAACTCTCCTGCCAGCTGTATCAACGAAGCGCCGACATGGGCTTGGGAGTGCCCTTCAACATTGCCTCCTACGCCCTGTTGACCTATATGATTGCTCATGTCACTGGTCTGAAGCCTGGTGACTTTGTTCACACCATGGGAGACACGCATGTATATCTAAATCACGTGGAGCCACTTCAGGAGCAACTCGAACGCGAGCCGCGTCCCTTCCCCAAGCTAGTTATTAAGCGCCAGGTGCAGGACATTGAAGATTTTCGCTACGAGGACTTTGAAGTTGTGGACTATAATCCCTATCCAAAGATAAAGATGGACATGGCCATCTAA
- the Rrp1 gene encoding recombination repair protein 1 isoform X1 → MRRAKTSNKKAETVSEATDPTPNGNGLVAAEETEKAASAPIKGAAKGKARPKKNAKEEPEQNSLEDPQPVENKKAPAASRGKKKQPSQDRDDISEPKVVSKPKGRAKKPSDEPEAAETEQPAVKAAPAKGRKRKEPSADAGTSAEPPKRRAKKDTAPLNEDVPVPSSPPEEKPKKGERVSKPVRGTKRLAESEIASALMEEDEPNVEPPKTAPKRSRKQKPETDLPEDPKAAVKEEPVTEPPKTAPKRVRKQKQEATPPEDPNSIEEAPPSEGVKKRTVKKVKENDADAGTETGRKGQKKNTKPAEDPDLIQEPPPKAAAKKKTTKKTKEKDAEDETESKDEKKPTKARGKKQATEEEKPVTTKKRGQKAAPTKDDAEDEIPNENAEPVRGRKKAVAKKQIDDEEVDGSKSMLAEQSGCGGGAVLKSLQNMLNFCFPASKASKNGGTGAVTELDKSAFTLPSDKTFNLKISSWNVAGLRAWLKKDGLKLLDLEEPDIFCLQETKCSNDQLPEEVTRLPGYHPYWLCMPGGYAGVAIYSKIMPINVEYGIKNEEFDDVGRMITAEYEKFYLINVYVPNSGRKLVNLEARMRWEKLFQTHVQKLDALKPVVICGDMNVSHMPIDLANPKTNTRNAGFTQEERDKMTELLGLGFVDTFRHLYPDRKNAYTFWTYMANARARNVGWRLDYCLVSERFLSKVVEHEIRKQCLGSDHCPITIFFNI, encoded by the exons ATGCGCCGCGCCAAAACCTCAAATAAGAAGGCAGAGACTGTGTCTGAGGCAACCGACCCCACTCCCAATGGCAATGGACTAGTGGCAGCCGAAGAAACCGAAAAGGCTGCATCGGCACCTATTAAAGGTGCCGCTAAGGGAAAGGCACGTCCCAAAAAGAATGCAAAGGAGGAACCTGAACAGAATTCTCTAGAGGATCCGCAGCctgtggaaaataaaaaggcGCCTGCGGCTTCGCGTGGCAAGAAGAAGCAGCCGTCGCAGGATAGAGACGATATCAGTGAGCCTAAGGTAGTAAGCAAACCGAAGGGGCGTGCGAAGAAGCCGAGCGATGAGCCGGAAGCGGCTGAAACAGAGCAACCCGCTGTTAAAGCAGCTCCGGCCAAAGGACGTAAAAGGAAGGAGCCCTCTGCAGATGCCGGGACATCGGCCGAGCCACCCAAACGTCGCGCAAAAAAGGATACTGCGCCGCTAAACGAGGATGTGCCTGTGCCGTCTTCACCCCCAGAAGAGAAACCTAAAAAGGGAGAGCGTGTTTCCAAGCCGGTGCGGGGGACTAAGAGGCTGGCAGAATCTGAAATCGCTTCGGCGCTAATGGAGGAAGACGAACCGAATGTCGAGCCCCCTAAAACTGCGCCAAAGCGTAGCAGGAAGCAAAAGCCAGAAACTGACCTTCCCGAGGATCCCAAAGCTGCGGTAAAAGAGGAACCGGTTACAGAGCCGCCCAAGACTGCTCCCAAGCGTGTTAGGAAGCAAAAGCAAGAAGCTACTCCACCAGAGGATCCCAACTCAATAGAGGAAGCTCCACCGAGTGAGGGAGTCAAGAAAAGAACTGTTAAAAAGGTAAAGGAAAATGACGCTGACGCTGGCACTGAAACTGGTCGAAAAggccaaaagaaaaacacaaagCCTGCAGAGGATCCTGACTTAATTCAGGAACCTCCACCAAAGGCAGCCGCGAAGAAGAAAACTACCAAAAAAACTAAGGAGAAGGACGCTGAAGATGAGACTGAGTCAAAAGacgaaaaaaaaccaacaaaagcGCGGGGTAAGAAGCAAGCTACAGAGGAGGAGAAACCGGTGACCACCAAGAAACGTGGCCAAAAGGCAGCCCCTACAAAGGACGATGCTGAAGATGAAATTCCTAATGAAAACGCTGAACCAG TTCGGGGACGGAAGAAGGCAGTAGCTAAGAAGCAAATAGATGATGAGGAAGTGGACGGTTCGAAAAGTATGTTGGCTGAACAATCCGGCTGCGGCGGCGGTGCGGTATTGAAAAGCTTGCAAAACATGCTAAACTTCTGTTTTCCAGCATCCAAAGCTTCCAAAAACGGGGGAACCGGGGCTGTTACGGAATTGGATAAATCAGCGTTTACCCTTCCCAGTGACAAGACGTTCAACTTGAAAATATCCAGCTGGAATGTGGCTGGTCTAAGAGCCTGGCTAAAGAAGGACGGGCTCAAGTTGCTGGACCTCGAGGAGCCGGATATATTCTGTCTGCAG GAAACCAAGTGCTCGAATGACCAGTTGCCAGAGGAAGTTACTCGGCTACCAGGCTATCATCCTTACTGGCTGTGCATGCCCGGCGGATATGCAGGGGTGGCTATTTATAGCAAGATCATGCCCATCAACGTTGAATACGGTATAAAAAATGAAGAGTTCGACGACGTGGGTCGCATGATTACGGCGGAATATGAAAAGTTTTACCTAATCAATGTATATGTGCCGAATTCGGGACGCAAACTAGTGAACTTGGAGGCGCGCATGAGATGGGAAAAACTATTTCAAACTCACGTACAGAAGCTGGATGCACTTAAGCCAGTTGTCATTTGCGGCGACATGAACGTCTCCCACATGCCCATCGACTTGGCAAACCCGAAAACAAACACCAGGAACGCCGGTTTCACCCAGGAAGAGCGCGACAAAATGACAGAGCTGCTGGGTCTTGGTTTTGTGGATACCTTTAGGCATCTCTATCCCGATCGTAAAAACGCCTACACCTTTTGGACTTACATGGCCAATGCACGGGCTCGCAACGTAGGCTGGAGATTAGACTATTGCCTCGTCTCGGAAAGGTTTCTCTCCAAGGTGGTGGAGCATGAGATTCGAAAGCAATGTCTGGGAAGCGACCATTGCCCAATCAccattttctttaatatttaa
- the Rrp1 gene encoding recombination repair protein 1 isoform X2 yields MRRAKTSNKKAETVSEATDPTPNGNGLVAAEETEKAASAPIKGAAKGKARPKKNAKEEPEQNSLEDPQPVENKKAPAASRGKKKQPSQDRDDISEPKVVSKPKGRAKKPSDEPEAAETEQPAVKAAPAKGRKRKEPSADAGTSAEPPKRRAKKDTAPLNEDVPVPSSPPEEKPKKGERVSKPVRGTKRLAESEIASALMEEDEPNVEPPKTAPKRSRKQKPETDLPEDPKAAVKEEPVTEPPKTAPKRVRKQKQEATPPEDPNSIEEAPPSEGVKKRTVKKVKENDADAGTETGRKGQKKNTKPAEDPDLIQEPPPKAAAKKKTTKKTKEKDAEDETESKDEKKPTKARGKKQATEEEKPVTTKKRGQKAAPTKDDAEDEIPNENAEPVRGRKKAVAKKQIDDEEVDGSKTSKASKNGGTGAVTELDKSAFTLPSDKTFNLKISSWNVAGLRAWLKKDGLKLLDLEEPDIFCLQETKCSNDQLPEEVTRLPGYHPYWLCMPGGYAGVAIYSKIMPINVEYGIKNEEFDDVGRMITAEYEKFYLINVYVPNSGRKLVNLEARMRWEKLFQTHVQKLDALKPVVICGDMNVSHMPIDLANPKTNTRNAGFTQEERDKMTELLGLGFVDTFRHLYPDRKNAYTFWTYMANARARNVGWRLDYCLVSERFLSKVVEHEIRKQCLGSDHCPITIFFNI; encoded by the exons ATGCGCCGCGCCAAAACCTCAAATAAGAAGGCAGAGACTGTGTCTGAGGCAACCGACCCCACTCCCAATGGCAATGGACTAGTGGCAGCCGAAGAAACCGAAAAGGCTGCATCGGCACCTATTAAAGGTGCCGCTAAGGGAAAGGCACGTCCCAAAAAGAATGCAAAGGAGGAACCTGAACAGAATTCTCTAGAGGATCCGCAGCctgtggaaaataaaaaggcGCCTGCGGCTTCGCGTGGCAAGAAGAAGCAGCCGTCGCAGGATAGAGACGATATCAGTGAGCCTAAGGTAGTAAGCAAACCGAAGGGGCGTGCGAAGAAGCCGAGCGATGAGCCGGAAGCGGCTGAAACAGAGCAACCCGCTGTTAAAGCAGCTCCGGCCAAAGGACGTAAAAGGAAGGAGCCCTCTGCAGATGCCGGGACATCGGCCGAGCCACCCAAACGTCGCGCAAAAAAGGATACTGCGCCGCTAAACGAGGATGTGCCTGTGCCGTCTTCACCCCCAGAAGAGAAACCTAAAAAGGGAGAGCGTGTTTCCAAGCCGGTGCGGGGGACTAAGAGGCTGGCAGAATCTGAAATCGCTTCGGCGCTAATGGAGGAAGACGAACCGAATGTCGAGCCCCCTAAAACTGCGCCAAAGCGTAGCAGGAAGCAAAAGCCAGAAACTGACCTTCCCGAGGATCCCAAAGCTGCGGTAAAAGAGGAACCGGTTACAGAGCCGCCCAAGACTGCTCCCAAGCGTGTTAGGAAGCAAAAGCAAGAAGCTACTCCACCAGAGGATCCCAACTCAATAGAGGAAGCTCCACCGAGTGAGGGAGTCAAGAAAAGAACTGTTAAAAAGGTAAAGGAAAATGACGCTGACGCTGGCACTGAAACTGGTCGAAAAggccaaaagaaaaacacaaagCCTGCAGAGGATCCTGACTTAATTCAGGAACCTCCACCAAAGGCAGCCGCGAAGAAGAAAACTACCAAAAAAACTAAGGAGAAGGACGCTGAAGATGAGACTGAGTCAAAAGacgaaaaaaaaccaacaaaagcGCGGGGTAAGAAGCAAGCTACAGAGGAGGAGAAACCGGTGACCACCAAGAAACGTGGCCAAAAGGCAGCCCCTACAAAGGACGATGCTGAAGATGAAATTCCTAATGAAAACGCTGAACCAG TTCGGGGACGGAAGAAGGCAGTAGCTAAGAAGCAAATAGATGATGAGGAAGTGGACGGTTCGAAAA CATCCAAAGCTTCCAAAAACGGGGGAACCGGGGCTGTTACGGAATTGGATAAATCAGCGTTTACCCTTCCCAGTGACAAGACGTTCAACTTGAAAATATCCAGCTGGAATGTGGCTGGTCTAAGAGCCTGGCTAAAGAAGGACGGGCTCAAGTTGCTGGACCTCGAGGAGCCGGATATATTCTGTCTGCAG GAAACCAAGTGCTCGAATGACCAGTTGCCAGAGGAAGTTACTCGGCTACCAGGCTATCATCCTTACTGGCTGTGCATGCCCGGCGGATATGCAGGGGTGGCTATTTATAGCAAGATCATGCCCATCAACGTTGAATACGGTATAAAAAATGAAGAGTTCGACGACGTGGGTCGCATGATTACGGCGGAATATGAAAAGTTTTACCTAATCAATGTATATGTGCCGAATTCGGGACGCAAACTAGTGAACTTGGAGGCGCGCATGAGATGGGAAAAACTATTTCAAACTCACGTACAGAAGCTGGATGCACTTAAGCCAGTTGTCATTTGCGGCGACATGAACGTCTCCCACATGCCCATCGACTTGGCAAACCCGAAAACAAACACCAGGAACGCCGGTTTCACCCAGGAAGAGCGCGACAAAATGACAGAGCTGCTGGGTCTTGGTTTTGTGGATACCTTTAGGCATCTCTATCCCGATCGTAAAAACGCCTACACCTTTTGGACTTACATGGCCAATGCACGGGCTCGCAACGTAGGCTGGAGATTAGACTATTGCCTCGTCTCGGAAAGGTTTCTCTCCAAGGTGGTGGAGCATGAGATTCGAAAGCAATGTCTGGGAAGCGACCATTGCCCAATCAccattttctttaatatttaa
- the gammaTub23C gene encoding tubulin gamma-1 chain, producing MPSEIITLQLGQCGNQIGFEFWKRLCLEHGISPNGVLEDFATDGMDRKDVFFYQADDDHYIPRAVLLDLEPRVINTIMGSAYSKLYNPENVYLSKHGGGAGNNWASGYSQGDKLQEEVFDIIDREADGSDSLEGFVLCHSIAGGTGSGMGSFIMERLADRYPKKLIQTFSVFPNQDEISDVVVQPYNSMLTLKRLTSAADSVVVLDNTALNRIACDRLHIQNPSFSQINNLVSTIMSVSTTTLRYPSYMNNNLIGLMAPLIPTPQLHFLMTGYTPLTSDSDVNCQQTVNVRKTTVLDVMRRLLQPKNMMVSTGPDKTNHHCYISILNIIQGEVDPTQVHKSLQRIRDRKLAQFIPWAPTSIQVALSRSSPYVQSNHRVSGLMLANHTSICSLFERALNQYDKLRKRGAFLDQFRREDVFNDDLTELDESRETVECLVQEYEAATTADYLQFSVERATKDKKKDEAKALAGSGV from the exons ATGCCAAGCGAAATAATCACTCTTCAATTGGGCCAATGCGGCAATCAAA TTGGCTTTGAGTTTTGGAAGCGTTTGTGCTTGGAGCATGGCATCTCCCCGAATGGTGTCCTTGAGGACTTTGCTACCGATGGCATGGACCGCAAAGACGTATTCTTCTATCAAGCGGACGATGACCACTATATACCGCGAGCGGTACTGCTGGACCTGGAGCCGAGGGTCATAAACACCATTATGGGATCAGCCTACTCCAAACTTTACAACCCAGAAAATGTATACCTATCCAAGCATGGTGGCGGCGCTGGAAACAATTGGGCCTCAGGATACAGCCAAGGCGACAAGTTGCAGGAGGAGGTGTTTGACATTATTGACCGAGAAGCCGATGGAAGCGATTCCCTGGAGGGCTTTGTTCTTTGCCACTCCATAGCTGGTGGCACTGGCTCGGGAATGGGATCCTTCATAATGGAGCGCTTAGCGGACCGCTACCCAAAGAAGCTTATTCAGACTTTTAGCGTGTTCCCCAACCAGGATGAAATTAGCGATGTGGTTGTGCAGCCTTACAACTCGATGCTAACGCTGAAGCGACTGACCAGTGCGGCAGACAGCGTGGTCGTGCTGGACAACACGGCACTTAATAGAATTGCATGCGACAGGCTGCACATTCAGAACCCAAGTTTTTCGCAAATCAATAACTTGGTTTCCACTATCATGAGCGTGAGTACCACGACCTTGCGGTACCCATCCTACATGAACAATAATCTCATAGGACTAATGGCACCCTTGATCCCGACGCCACAGCTGCATTTCCTCATGACAGGCTACACGCCATTGACTAGCGATTCCGACGTAAACTGTCAGCAGACCGTGAATGTACGAAAGACTACGGTGCTGGACGTGATGCGACGTCTTCTCCAGCCGAAAAATATGATGGTATCCACAGGTCCTGACAAGACGAACCATCATTGCTACATATCCATATTGAACATTATCCAGGGCGAAGTCGACCCCACACAAGTACACAAGTCCCTGCAGCGTATACGCGACCGCAAGTTGGCCCAGTTTATACCCTGGGCCCCGACGTCAATCCAAGTGGCCCTGTCCCGCTCCTCACCGTACGTCCAAAGCAATCACCGCGTATCCGGATTGATGTTGGCCAACCACACTAGCATCTGCTCCCTATTTGAGCGAGCTCTTAACCAGTACGACAAATTGCGCAAGCGAGGCGCTTTTCTTGACCAGTTTCGTCGGGAGGATGTCTTTAATGACGATCTCACTGAACTGGATGAGTCCCGGGAGACGGTTGAATGCCTCGTGCAGGAGTATGAAGCGGCTACGACAGCCGATTATCTACAGTTCTCTGTGGAGCGCGCAACGAAAGATAAGAAAAAAGATGAAGCTAAAGCCCTGGCTGGTAGTGGTGTCTAA